One Natrarchaeobaculum sulfurireducens genomic window carries:
- a CDS encoding nickel-dependent hydrogenase large subunit → MVEVTIDPTTRIEGHHGTTLEVEDGQVVEANSQMKMFRGAEIITIGRTPRDAAQITGMVCGVCFLCHRLCSSKAAEDAAMNAGAFDGPPRNAVLLRDAAEGIFYLWNHAIHLFALVGPDYSDAVADTGFDRLDPLEGEGYQGALENQRQLMKALTEFGGRAPHPVGYIPGGLATNPDASTIEQVKSRVREVSEWLGPTEAVPEVLENVQNGEFDPDLGEGLHDVVSILVGAAELGAADIGAGPNRYYSNGIFEDPETEELFLPRGVYRDGEVELLSKAEIVEGITEDTEYSWYTDESGGPPTEAQPPEPDLDKDEAYSWGKAPRFDGQSMEVGPLARLVIADLDPFDLRDTLGGGATESNTLNRLIARAQETLVVRDQVLEWLDAIDPADPFMADFPDEFTGEGVGLFEPSRGALSHYVDVEAGTIERYQIITPTLWNIGPRDGDGQPSILEEAVVGDPVEDVEHPLGVMRTIRSFDPCLACAVHVRSPDADYETVIEPAQPGLDGGVGSCPIGDAPVSDHE, encoded by the coding sequence ATGGTCGAAGTAACGATCGATCCAACGACTCGCATCGAAGGCCACCACGGAACGACGCTGGAGGTCGAAGACGGCCAGGTCGTCGAGGCGAACAGCCAGATGAAGATGTTCCGCGGAGCCGAGATCATCACGATCGGGCGGACGCCACGGGATGCCGCACAGATCACCGGGATGGTCTGTGGCGTCTGTTTCCTCTGTCACCGCCTCTGTTCATCGAAAGCCGCCGAGGACGCCGCGATGAACGCCGGCGCGTTCGACGGCCCGCCACGAAACGCCGTCCTGTTACGCGACGCAGCGGAGGGCATCTTCTACCTGTGGAATCACGCAATCCACTTGTTCGCCCTCGTGGGGCCGGATTACAGCGATGCCGTCGCAGACACCGGCTTCGACAGGCTCGATCCGCTCGAGGGCGAGGGGTATCAGGGCGCACTCGAGAACCAGCGGCAACTGATGAAGGCGTTGACGGAGTTCGGCGGTCGCGCACCGCACCCGGTTGGCTACATCCCGGGTGGGTTAGCCACGAACCCCGACGCCTCGACGATCGAGCAGGTGAAATCACGCGTTCGTGAGGTGAGCGAGTGGCTCGGCCCGACCGAGGCGGTGCCGGAGGTGCTCGAGAACGTACAGAACGGCGAGTTCGACCCCGACCTCGGTGAGGGGCTCCACGATGTAGTCTCGATCCTCGTCGGGGCAGCCGAGCTTGGGGCGGCCGACATCGGCGCCGGTCCGAACCGGTATTACAGCAACGGCATCTTCGAAGACCCCGAGACAGAGGAGTTGTTCCTGCCTCGAGGCGTCTATCGTGACGGGGAGGTCGAGCTGTTGAGCAAAGCGGAGATCGTCGAGGGGATCACCGAAGACACCGAGTATTCGTGGTACACAGACGAGTCGGGTGGCCCGCCGACCGAAGCCCAGCCGCCAGAGCCAGACCTGGACAAAGACGAGGCGTACTCGTGGGGGAAGGCACCGCGGTTCGACGGGCAGTCGATGGAGGTCGGGCCACTGGCACGGCTCGTCATCGCTGACCTCGATCCGTTCGACCTGCGCGACACACTCGGTGGCGGCGCAACCGAGAGCAATACCCTGAATCGACTCATCGCACGCGCACAGGAGACGCTCGTCGTCCGCGATCAGGTCCTCGAGTGGCTGGATGCGATCGACCCCGCCGATCCGTTCATGGCGGACTTCCCGGATGAGTTCACTGGAGAGGGCGTCGGCCTGTTCGAGCCGTCTCGAGGCGCGCTGTCACATTACGTGGATGTCGAAGCGGGGACGATCGAACGGTACCAAATCATCACGCCCACGTTGTGGAACATCGGTCCACGGGACGGCGATGGGCAGCCGAGCATCCTCGAGGAGGCGGTCGTCGGTGATCCTGTCGAGGACGTCGAACACCCGCTGGGAGTGATGCGGACCATCCGATCGTTCGATCCGTGCCTGGCCTGTGCGGTGCACGTCCGAAGCCCGGACGCAGACTACGAGACCGTGATCGAGCCGGCACAGCCGGGACTCGACGGCGGTGTCGGTAGCTGCCCGATTGGAGATGCTCCAGTGAGCGATCATGAGTGA
- a CDS encoding hydrogenase small subunit, translating into MSLPEPESVSQASEADGSRGPSSSRRNFLQLAAGAAAGTIITQYSTEIGVALEQATDGDLEVVWLQGQACTGCTISVLQGQYPTLEEVLSEFRLEVTFHPTIMPEAGEVAIDAMSDSPDVLIVEGSIPVDIPEAATVGQTPDGESKPLVDWVQELAPESEYVLAVGNCASFGGWPAAENKRNLYDLGANVTGARGLQFEQRTERGVLGPDFTSGAGLPVINLAGCPVHPDYVLLTIATVLNGHVPELDAYNRPKPFYEPLVHDNCPLRGYFDRGEFAETPGDEGCLIKIGCAGPYTRCDDQTRLWNDGTSVCLNVGSPCIGCMEPGFWDRFAPMGEEVERQSLFGSITAEQAGWAGVAAAGVGIGAHAVRKATGYGSFDGDEDAEAAAEASPESSAEPTDGDTED; encoded by the coding sequence ATGTCACTACCAGAACCAGAATCAGTCTCGCAGGCAAGCGAGGCCGACGGATCACGAGGTCCGTCGTCATCACGCCGAAATTTCCTGCAGCTTGCTGCAGGGGCAGCTGCGGGAACGATCATTACACAGTATAGCACCGAAATTGGAGTCGCACTTGAGCAAGCAACCGACGGAGATCTGGAAGTCGTCTGGTTACAGGGACAGGCCTGCACCGGATGTACGATTTCGGTTCTCCAAGGTCAGTACCCCACCCTCGAGGAGGTGTTGAGCGAGTTCAGACTCGAGGTTACGTTCCATCCTACGATAATGCCTGAAGCGGGTGAGGTAGCGATCGACGCGATGAGTGACTCACCGGACGTACTGATCGTCGAAGGATCGATCCCGGTCGATATCCCGGAGGCAGCGACGGTCGGCCAGACCCCCGACGGCGAGAGCAAACCCCTGGTCGATTGGGTACAGGAGCTGGCCCCTGAATCGGAGTACGTACTCGCAGTGGGGAACTGTGCGTCGTTCGGCGGCTGGCCCGCAGCGGAGAACAAACGCAATCTCTACGATCTGGGGGCCAACGTTACCGGTGCGCGCGGACTCCAGTTCGAACAGCGAACCGAGCGCGGCGTGCTCGGCCCTGATTTCACCTCGGGTGCGGGCCTGCCGGTGATCAATCTCGCCGGCTGTCCCGTCCACCCGGATTACGTGCTGTTGACGATCGCGACCGTCCTCAACGGTCACGTACCGGAACTAGACGCGTACAACCGGCCGAAACCGTTCTACGAACCGCTCGTACACGACAACTGTCCGCTTCGGGGGTATTTCGACCGCGGTGAGTTCGCCGAGACGCCCGGGGATGAGGGGTGCCTGATTAAGATCGGCTGTGCGGGCCCCTACACCCGCTGTGACGACCAGACCAGGCTGTGGAACGATGGGACGAGCGTCTGTCTCAACGTCGGTTCGCCGTGTATCGGCTGTATGGAACCGGGGTTCTGGGATCGGTTCGCCCCGATGGGCGAAGAGGTCGAACGGCAGTCGCTTTTCGGCTCCATCACCGCTGAACAGGCCGGGTGGGCTGGGGTCGCCGCTGCTGGTGTCGGCATCGGCGCCCACGCTGTTCGAAAGGCGACGGGCTACGGCTCGTTCGACGGCGACGAAGACGCCGAGGCGGCCGCTGAAGCGTCGCCCGAGTCGTCGGCCGAACCGACTGACGGCGATACGGAGGACTGA
- a CDS encoding helix-turn-helix domain-containing protein, translating to MGELDEHPSRGVRLTLEIWHPNCWTLEVTEATDANLIAHTVYQSTDGKVKGHFTAYADSAGSIEDLIEATRKSGLTSSVIEMKRRHEFDYRGPVPGSVTTELFVEYDPKHTISDALASKGFVQDAPVRVRDGREHWPVFVNETDRTCLRERLDGVRDASDATIDVTKIYTHGVQSRHVLRRVDTLSNRQREIFELACEHDYYAWPREITTNELAEEVGLAKTTLLEHLRKAEAKLLNPNEDNELLSH from the coding sequence ATGGGCGAGCTAGACGAACACCCCTCTCGGGGGGTCCGACTCACGCTCGAGATCTGGCATCCAAACTGCTGGACGCTCGAGGTAACCGAGGCAACTGATGCGAACTTGATTGCACACACCGTCTACCAGTCGACCGACGGAAAGGTCAAGGGACATTTTACCGCGTATGCTGATTCCGCTGGCTCAATTGAGGATCTCATCGAAGCAACTCGGAAGTCGGGTCTCACTTCGTCGGTCATCGAGATGAAACGCCGGCACGAGTTCGACTATCGTGGGCCGGTTCCGGGTAGTGTGACAACGGAGCTGTTCGTCGAGTACGATCCAAAACACACAATCAGCGACGCCCTCGCGTCCAAAGGCTTCGTTCAAGATGCGCCTGTTCGAGTCCGCGATGGTCGAGAACACTGGCCAGTGTTCGTCAATGAAACCGATCGTACGTGTCTGCGCGAACGTCTGGACGGGGTTCGTGACGCATCCGACGCGACGATTGACGTGACGAAAATATATACACATGGCGTGCAGTCGAGGCACGTTCTGCGCCGGGTCGACACACTCTCGAACCGTCAGCGAGAAATTTTTGAACTCGCCTGCGAACACGACTATTACGCTTGGCCCCGAGAGATTACGACGAATGAGCTCGCCGAAGAGGTCGGCCTCGCAAAGACAACGTTACTCGAGCATCTCCGGAAAGCTGAGGCAAAACTCCTCAATCCTAACGAGGACAACGAACTCCTGTCCCACTGA
- a CDS encoding FecCD family ABC transporter permease gives MTIDTVRPTYDRFVGRKLVFILISSGLLVGTALLAIAAGPTSLNLSEVVDGLIGRGDPTTVTIVRGVRLPQVLAAIVAGAGLSIAGVAMQNVLRNPLGSPFTLGISQAAAFGAAFAIVFFGVGSTTGSDATPVIGNPYVVTLSAFGWSLVSTGVILLLVKYTRASPETLILTGVALGSLFTASLSLVQYFAQDVEVAAIVYWTFGDVGRATWTDLGLMTVVTALGTVYFVYNGWSYTAMNAGDETARSLGVDVEQLRIRGMVIASLVTAFIISFVGIIGFVGLVVPHIVRKVIGGDERFLLPGSVLVGAVLLLASDTIARTVFDPVVLPVGILTSFLGAPLFLYLVITRREYW, from the coding sequence ATGACGATCGACACGGTCCGTCCCACGTACGACCGGTTCGTCGGACGCAAGCTGGTGTTCATCCTCATCAGCAGTGGTCTCCTGGTCGGTACTGCACTCCTCGCAATCGCGGCCGGTCCAACCTCGTTGAATCTCTCCGAGGTCGTCGACGGTCTCATCGGCCGTGGAGATCCAACCACGGTCACGATCGTCAGGGGAGTGCGGTTGCCACAGGTGCTCGCTGCGATCGTTGCCGGAGCGGGCCTCTCGATCGCTGGGGTGGCGATGCAGAACGTCCTTCGCAACCCACTCGGCTCACCGTTCACTCTCGGCATCTCCCAGGCCGCGGCGTTCGGCGCGGCGTTCGCGATCGTGTTTTTCGGCGTTGGATCGACCACCGGAAGCGACGCCACCCCGGTCATCGGGAATCCCTACGTCGTCACCCTCTCGGCGTTCGGCTGGTCGCTCGTCTCGACCGGCGTTATTCTGCTGCTGGTCAAGTATACGCGAGCATCACCTGAGACGTTGATCCTGACGGGCGTTGCGCTCGGGTCACTGTTTACCGCGTCGCTGTCGCTCGTGCAGTACTTCGCCCAGGACGTCGAGGTCGCAGCGATCGTCTACTGGACCTTCGGTGACGTGGGGCGGGCGACCTGGACCGATCTTGGGCTCATGACGGTCGTAACCGCGCTCGGGACGGTCTACTTCGTCTACAACGGCTGGAGCTACACTGCGATGAACGCCGGCGACGAAACCGCTCGGAGTCTCGGCGTCGACGTCGAGCAGCTGCGGATCCGCGGGATGGTGATCGCCTCGCTCGTGACGGCGTTCATCATCTCTTTCGTCGGAATTATCGGCTTCGTCGGGCTGGTCGTCCCGCACATCGTTCGGAAGGTTATCGGCGGCGATGAACGGTTCTTGCTCCCGGGGTCGGTGCTGGTCGGCGCCGTCCTGTTGCTCGCATCGGATACGATCGCCCGGACGGTATTCGACCCAGTCGTGCTCCCAGTGGGCATCCTGACGTCGTTTCTCGGCGCACCGCTGTTTCTGTATCTCGTGATCACACGGAGGGAGTACTGGTGA
- a CDS encoding ABC transporter substrate-binding protein, with protein sequence MHRRSILGAVGSSLVVASAGCFDSSAATSGKTLVDLAGRSVSIPESLDRIVAVGPGCLRLVVQLGAADLVVGVERDELEWRQEVPYNLATPSLSELEVIGGDGGDFEQIVALEPDLICSTGSTEAVETLADRTGLPVVGLTAGQLIDVDEPSLQAVWETTGKALDRGDRVSELNAFLESVREDLRDRVENAATTDSERIYATGISFQGGQGLESTRPRFEPFELLGEVDNVAAEVGENDVVHVTISPEQLLQWDPDLIVVDRTNVELIEAELAGTPSYRELTAVSEGEVYGLVPHAQYGVNHSSALASAYYVGSLLYPEAFADVEIERRADEIYEAILGRPIYDELVAIHGGFGRVDLDVSTR encoded by the coding sequence ATGCATCGTCGGTCAATTCTCGGCGCGGTGGGGTCTTCGCTTGTCGTTGCCTCTGCTGGTTGTTTTGACAGTTCGGCGGCCACTAGCGGAAAAACTCTTGTGGATCTGGCGGGTCGATCAGTTTCGATCCCGGAATCACTAGATAGAATCGTCGCAGTTGGGCCGGGGTGTCTCCGACTCGTCGTCCAACTCGGGGCGGCTGACCTGGTGGTGGGTGTCGAACGCGACGAGCTCGAATGGCGCCAGGAAGTGCCCTACAATCTTGCGACACCGTCGCTTTCCGAACTCGAGGTCATCGGCGGGGATGGGGGCGACTTCGAACAGATCGTCGCCCTCGAACCCGACCTGATCTGTTCGACTGGCAGTACGGAGGCGGTCGAAACGCTCGCCGATCGAACCGGCCTCCCAGTCGTTGGACTCACGGCGGGCCAGTTGATCGACGTCGACGAACCGTCACTCCAGGCCGTCTGGGAAACCACAGGTAAGGCACTCGATCGGGGTGACCGTGTATCAGAACTCAACGCGTTCCTCGAGTCGGTCCGGGAGGATCTCCGCGACCGCGTCGAGAACGCAGCGACGACCGACTCAGAGCGCATCTACGCGACTGGGATTAGCTTCCAGGGTGGGCAGGGACTCGAATCGACGCGGCCACGTTTCGAGCCGTTCGAGCTGCTGGGCGAGGTGGACAACGTTGCTGCGGAAGTCGGGGAGAACGACGTCGTACACGTGACGATCAGTCCCGAACAACTCCTACAGTGGGATCCAGACCTGATCGTCGTCGACCGGACGAACGTCGAGTTGATCGAAGCGGAGCTCGCCGGGACGCCCTCTTACCGGGAGTTGACCGCCGTCAGTGAAGGCGAGGTTTACGGGTTGGTCCCGCACGCACAGTACGGGGTGAACCACAGCAGCGCACTCGCAAGCGCCTACTACGTCGGCTCACTTCTCTACCCGGAGGCGTTCGCCGACGTCGAAATCGAGAGGCGTGCCGACGAGATCTACGAGGCGATCCTCGGGAGACCGATCTACGACGAGCTCGTCGCGATTCACGGGGGGTTCGGAAGGGTCGACCTGGACGTGAGTACCCGATGA
- a CDS encoding ABC transporter ATP-binding protein codes for MTTSERTADRDDRTSAPRETPTVRLEVLDVTFAYESEPVLDGVTLEVGRGEVLGIVGPNGSGKSTLLRCLDRLLEPDSGAVFVDGDALDELRRTEIARRVGYVPQEERSAFPATVFDTILLGRKPHVGWRPTEEDRDVVAEVIDRLGLEAYTLRPIDELSGGQRQKVLIGRALVQEAPLLLFDEPTSSLDVRHQLEVLELIREQTTADRTAVITIHDLNLAARYCDRLAMLHEGRIAAAGDPDILTPETIRNVYGVDVTVTTHNGRKIVVPERALPTDDHRPH; via the coding sequence ATGACCACCTCAGAGAGAACCGCTGACCGGGACGATCGGACGTCCGCGCCTCGAGAGACGCCGACTGTCAGACTGGAGGTGCTCGATGTAACGTTCGCCTACGAGAGCGAGCCGGTCCTCGACGGAGTGACACTCGAGGTCGGCCGTGGGGAGGTGCTCGGCATCGTCGGCCCCAACGGATCGGGCAAAAGCACGCTGTTGCGGTGTCTCGATCGCTTACTCGAGCCGGACAGTGGCGCCGTCTTCGTCGATGGCGACGCACTCGATGAGCTGCGTCGGACCGAAATCGCTCGTCGGGTTGGCTACGTGCCCCAGGAAGAACGAAGCGCGTTCCCCGCGACGGTCTTCGATACGATTCTGCTCGGTCGAAAGCCCCACGTCGGGTGGCGACCCACTGAGGAGGATCGTGACGTCGTCGCCGAGGTCATCGACAGACTCGGTCTCGAGGCGTACACGCTCCGACCGATCGACGAACTCAGCGGTGGCCAGCGACAGAAAGTCCTCATCGGTCGAGCGCTCGTCCAGGAGGCACCGCTCCTGTTGTTCGACGAGCCGACGAGCAGCCTCGATGTTCGCCACCAGCTCGAGGTTCTCGAGCTCATTCGTGAGCAAACGACGGCCGACCGGACGGCGGTCATCACGATACACGACCTGAACCTCGCGGCCCGCTACTGCGATCGGCTCGCGATGCTTCACGAGGGTCGGATCGCCGCCGCGGGCGATCCGGATATCCTGACTCCGGAGACGATACGCAACGTCTACGGCGTGGATGTGACTGTCACGACCCACAACGGCCGAAAAATCGTCGTGCCAGAGCGGGCATTGCCAACAGACGATCATAGGCCGCATTGA